Sequence from the Helianthus annuus cultivar XRQ/B chromosome 13, HanXRQr2.0-SUNRISE, whole genome shotgun sequence genome:
GCACATGACATTACATCACACGTTACACACTTGTGACATTAACGTCAttagacatagataaaaaaaGAGTATGTCTCGTTCGCTACGTTGTAGAGTCTTAAAAGTAATTTAGATAGCGATGTAAAGTCTTAAAAATAATttagacatagataaaaaaaaatataataacgtGTCGCACGTTGAGGTGTCAAGTAGAGGTATGGGTGTCAAGTTCGAAAGTGTAGAAACCAACCtttgtttttataatatattaaatacatAAATGTGAAATTATGTGTAAATAATTAGTTTCAATGATAAGTATAGTCTAGTAACTCTAGAGTCAAATGTGAGTACTGTCTTTGAGAAAAAGAATAGAACCAAATGTGAGCTACCCATAAAAACCAAATGTGAACATCTACTCATAAAAATAAAATGTGTGAGAAAAAGAAAGGTGTCAGGAATCAAACTCTTGACCTCTATTTTATCAAGTGACACAGAAACCACTGAAGTACAATATGCCAATTTGATTATTTGTTTACGCAAACATTCTTAGATATAATCAAAGGCGGTGGCTTTGATGTGATAGCCACCGACCTTTTGTTTTAagatatataataataataataataataataataataataataataataccgaCTTGCAGCCATAAAATAGTTTTTTTACTCGCGTGTCTTAtaattttattattgttttagtAGAATGGGTCAACAACATGTGTATCATCAAATATGTATAATCATTGACTATGCAATATGTGGTTTTTAGCAGATGATCTGAATCTGAATCATCCAGTAAGAGTATGAGAATCACAATTCATCTGTGAGGAGTGGAAGATTACGATCTAGAGTTTGCAATTCAATGACTTATGTTGTGACGAGCATGTGAACACATTCAACAAGGGACACAGGAGACATATGTCAGCTAACACACTCGATGAGGATGGGATACAATTTAGATTATCTTATTCCACAACAATAAGAAAGATATACATCAGATTGCAATCTTTGTTTCTAAGTTCAAGTTGGTTTTTGACTAGTACCAACTGGTTCAGGCTGGTTTTGATGCCTAGACGAAGGCATTTGCCTAGCGCACTAGTCGCGCTTGCCTGAATTTTAAGACCAGAATTTTATTGAGCCTCAACTTTTATCAGAAAAAAGGTCCTGATACTGTGTCTCAGGAATCACAACTGATGCCAATTTTTCTCTGTTCAGAAACTTCAAAGTTTTAACATATCATGAGAACCAACCAAGTCGCAATGTTACCAAATTAAACATCACTTCAGACTTCTAATACACGAGGCTAACAAGTAGTAGTAATTTACATTACATATATAAGACGAGCTTCCAATTTTCCTTCTTTCTGGCCTCAAATGACTAATAACCTTCTGGACTCCTGCTCCTCACCGGGCTGGGACTCCTGCTTACGGATCCATATGGGCTCCTTGACCTTGAGTAAGACCTCTCTCTGTACCTTCTGTCTCGAGGTGAAATGGAACTGTTCCACATTTAATCACATTCATTATCAACTGTTTTTAATGGATAAATCAATATTTTAATGACAAACTATTTATTAATAAGAGATGAACTAAAGAGTAGCGGCTCATTTTGCCCCTTTAGTACAGATGAGGAATTAGTGCATACCGAGAGTAGCGGCCCCGCCTAGGGGAAGGAGAATAGTAACTAGGACTACGATGGTACGACCTTTCATGGCCCCGCCTAGGGGAAGGAGAATAGTAACTTGGACTGCGATGATATGACCTTCCACGGCCCCGCCTAGGGGAAGGAGAATAGTAACTTGGACTGCGATGGTATGACCTCCCACGACCTGGTGAACGAGAATAACGGCTGGATGATCCTCTACGGTCATATGAAATTCCCCTGTCATGATTTTTATTATTAGCAAAACGATTGTACAAATTATGAAAAACTATCTAGAAAATTCTGAGCAATTTAAACAGCAATTTTCAATCCATTTCCTTTATAGTTAATATTTATAAGATTACCCATCGAACCAAATCTAGCCAGTTTCAAGTACATTGGTGTTAATACAACACAAAAAAGAGAATATTTCATTATTTGACACACAATACTGACCTAGAGCGTTCTCTTGCCCTCATTTCTGAAGGCTTTTTCCGATTTTCCTCAGCAAACACAACTGTCAGCTCTCTACCAAGAAGAACTTGACCATCCATATGATATTTGGCCTCAGCAGCATCATCTGGGTCGACATACTGAACAAAACCAAAACCACGTGGCTCTCTgcggaaaaaaaaaacattaccaAACGTCATTATATACTAACGACTTAAGAAACATGCATATACAAGGCCATGTATGCAAAATTGCACATACAAACAGCATGTCTCTTAAGTTTACTATTAACCACATACcatgaatatatatataattcaaaAGAAACGAAAAGAGTGAAGGCGAGAGAAAAGTCCTAGCAAATGCTGTCTCCAATAAATGATACAAAAATATGGCTGCTAACCTTGTGTAGTCAAGGTTATTATGTAAAGTTCTTCAACACTTGAACTTCTTCATTATGTAACATAAACAACTTCAATCTTCATCTAAATAAAATCACCTTGACAGAAGTCTTGATTACTTCATGTCTTCAACACTTTCAATAAACAAACCAATGCCCAtaaaaatttataatttataatgtAATAAGCCACCACCACCATACAGTTGAATGAGTGAATGTATTTGTTCTAATTGATTTGATCGGGTTAATTGTTGGTTTTATAAAGAGGAATAATAACAGGTAAAATGTTCTTAGACTGCTAAAGATCATTAACTAACCCAGTATAATAGTCACGCGGTAAGTAAACATCCTTCAGGGGTCCAAACTCTCCAAATGGTCCACGAAGATCTTCTGGTCTGCAGATAAACAAATCTTTGATTAAAAGA
This genomic interval carries:
- the LOC110898144 gene encoding serine/arginine-rich SC35-like splicing factor SCL33, yielding MRGRSYSYSPSPPRYRSRSHRSPSPRGRYAGRARDLPTSLLVRNLGRGCRPEDLRGPFGEFGPLKDVYLPRDYYTGEPRGFGFVQYVDPDDAAEAKYHMDGQVLLGRELTVVFAEENRKKPSEMRARERSRGISYDRRGSSSRYSRSPGRGRSYHRSPSYYSPSPRRGRGRSYHRSPSYYSPSPRRGHERSYHRSPSYYSPSPRRGRYSRSISPRDRRYRERSYSRSRSPYGSVSRSPSPVRSRSPEGY